The Rickettsia helvetica genome has a segment encoding these proteins:
- the murG gene encoding undecaprenyldiphospho-muramoylpentapeptide beta-N-acetylglucosaminyltransferase has protein sequence MAKIVLVAGGTGGHFFPAVALGEELVKRGYEVHFITDLRCKKYINQDMKVIFHILDLKRSSNIFLFLPKLSIAVLKAIRLLYNMKPSIIVGFGGYPVVAPMFAAIFLRVPIIIHEQNSYLGKVNKFFASFAKKIAISYENVKNLPEFAKSKIVVTGGIVRRNIRELKVINKELEMSPRGLTTGSKKPLIKRLDAVVKPWNDKDNIFTIFIFGGSQGAKLFSELIPASIQILMQKQPSLELNIIQQAALDDQVKIKDIYSKLNITYEFAEFFDNMALQYKEADLVISRAGASTIEELTYIGLPAIFIPLPSAADNHQYYNAKLLEDKKAGWCLEQNNISAGKLADKILDLISNPKILEDASQNLLKRRKEGHKLLSNLIEEVYTR, from the coding sequence ATGGCAAAAATAGTTTTAGTAGCAGGTGGCACGGGCGGGCATTTTTTTCCGGCAGTCGCTCTTGGGGAAGAATTAGTGAAACGTGGGTATGAAGTTCATTTTATTACTGATTTAAGATGCAAAAAATATATAAATCAGGATATGAAAGTAATTTTTCATATCTTAGATTTAAAACGATCAAGTAATATTTTTTTATTTTTACCGAAATTATCAATTGCGGTTTTAAAAGCTATTAGATTATTATATAATATGAAGCCTTCCATCATTGTAGGATTTGGCGGTTATCCTGTTGTAGCCCCAATGTTTGCGGCAATTTTTTTAAGAGTACCGATTATAATTCATGAACAGAATTCTTACCTTGGAAAAGTTAATAAATTTTTTGCAAGCTTTGCTAAAAAGATAGCTATTTCTTATGAAAACGTAAAGAATTTACCGGAATTTGCAAAAAGTAAAATAGTAGTTACCGGTGGGATAGTTAGGAGGAATATTAGGGAGTTAAAGGTTATAAATAAAGAATTAGAAATGTCACCCCGTGGCTTGACCACGGGGTCCAAAAAACCTTTAATAAAGAGACTTGATGCCGTGGTCAAGCCATGGAATGACAAAGATAATATTTTTACTATATTCATCTTCGGCGGTAGTCAAGGAGCTAAGTTATTTTCAGAGCTGATACCTGCAAGTATCCAAATTTTGATGCAAAAACAGCCAAGTCTTGAATTAAATATAATCCAGCAAGCAGCATTAGATGATCAAGTAAAAATAAAAGATATATACTCGAAATTAAACATTACTTATGAATTTGCCGAATTTTTTGATAATATGGCATTACAATATAAAGAAGCCGATTTAGTGATTTCAAGAGCAGGAGCATCTACTATAGAAGAATTGACCTATATAGGGTTGCCGGCAATCTTTATTCCACTGCCTAGTGCTGCGGATAATCATCAATATTACAATGCAAAATTATTGGAAGATAAAAAAGCAGGATGGTGTTTAGAGCAGAATAATATTTCTGCAGGAAAATTAGCAGATAAAATACTCGATTTGATAAGTAATCCCAAGATATTAGAGGATGCTTCACAAAATTTATTAAAAAGAAGAAAAGAAGGGCATAAGTTATTAAGTAACCTAATAGAAGAGGTGTATACTCGATGA
- a CDS encoding efflux RND transporter permease subunit: MASSVALPLEKQFSTISDIDSMSSANSNGTTQITLQFNLDRDIDAAAQDVQAAISSAAKQLPHDTYLPRPRIVK; encoded by the coding sequence ATGGCGTCTTCAGTCGCATTACCGCTTGAAAAACAATTCTCGACAATATCCGATATTGATTCGATGAGTTCGGCTAATAGTAACGGTACTACTCAAATTACTTTGCAGTTTAATTTAGATCGTGATATAGATGCAGCGGCACAAGACGTACAAGCAGCTATCTCATCCGCTGCTAAGCAGCTACCGCACGACACTTACCTACCCCGCCCTCGTATCGTAAAGTAA
- a CDS encoding efflux RND transporter permease subunit, protein MGISEIFTKRPVLATLFMATILLFGAFGYKLLPVSVLPDIDFPTIQVSVSFAWS, encoded by the coding sequence TTGGGTATTTCAGAAATATTTACTAAGCGTCCGGTTCTTGCTACTTTATTCATGGCAACTATTTTGCTGTTTGGAGCATTTGGCTATAAGCTATTACCGGTAAGCGTTTTACCTGACATTGATTTCCCGACTATTCAGGTTTCGGTAAGCTTTGCCTGGAGCTGA
- a CDS encoding efflux RND transporter periplasmic adaptor subunit yields MNMLKAAVERDKAIIADANLQIEYSKIVAPFDGKLSESNMDIGDLVSPDFASLVTINTISPIYVSFSVPEEHSDRINKSQKSNDLALTVRTTSDQEIKDGEIVFVDNSIDPNSGTIKVKATLPNQDEALWPGQFVHVSLTIYIENNSSV; encoded by the coding sequence ATGAATATGCTTAAAGCTGCCGTAGAGCGAGATAAAGCAATTATTGCAGACGCTAATTTACAAATCGAGTATTCAAAAATAGTAGCTCCTTTTGACGGTAAACTTAGTGAGAGTAATATGGATATAGGTGATTTAGTGTCGCCGGATTTTGCGAGTCTAGTCACTATAAATACCATCTCGCCTATTTATGTCAGTTTCTCCGTACCTGAAGAACATTCAGATAGAATAAATAAATCTCAAAAATCTAATGATTTGGCTTTGACGGTTAGAACCACAAGCGATCAGGAAATTAAAGACGGTGAGATCGTTTTTGTCGATAACTCAATTGATCCAAATAGCGGTACTATCAAAGTTAAAGCAACATTACCTAATCAAGATGAAGCATTATGGCCGGGACAGTTTGTGCATGTGTCTTTAACAATTTATATAGAAAATAATAGTTCCGTCTAA
- a CDS encoding efflux RND transporter periplasmic adaptor subunit, with protein MIELAGAAKTYQSADIKSQVTGQILSVNFDDGQEVKAGDLLYEIDSRPFQNQLQQAQANLLSDTYNLKNAIKEEARYRALYEEKAISEEQYL; from the coding sequence GTGATAGAACTTGCAGGAGCGGCTAAAACTTACCAAAGTGCCGATATTAAATCTCAAGTTACGGGACAAATATTAAGCGTAAATTTTGATGACGGACAAGAAGTAAAGGCAGGTGATTTATTATATGAAATCGATTCTCGTCCGTTTCAAAATCAATTACAGCAAGCACAAGCAAATTTACTAAGTGATACTTATAACCTTAAGAATGCTATAAAAGAAGAGGCAAGATATCGTGCTTTATACGAGGAAAAAGCCATTTCGGAAGAGCAGTATTTATAG
- a CDS encoding TolC family protein — MLNNLIEESLTGNSDIELAMSNVLAAKAQLNLVNSYRFPQINLQGGANRTKNSKETKAPNEPKFSNNFGLASVLNYELDLWGAAVNASESAKKTFLATGYSKAAVRLSVISNVIISYFNLLALDKQIYLTEKLIEAQTEIYKLNQKLYNLGVGDSISVSEATSELALTNLSLPPLKQQRHEQETALKILVGRTPENIVNGLIYHNKPIDYFPALPVLPKYYRQNF; from the coding sequence GTGTTAAATAACCTAATCGAAGAATCTTTAACCGGTAACTCCGATATTGAACTGGCAATGAGTAATGTGCTAGCAGCGAAAGCTCAGCTTAATCTTGTTAATTCTTATAGATTTCCACAAATTAATTTACAAGGCGGAGCAAATCGAACAAAAAATAGCAAGGAAACAAAAGCACCGAATGAGCCAAAATTTTCTAATAATTTTGGGCTAGCAAGCGTGCTTAATTATGAACTAGATTTATGGGGGGCAGCCGTAAATGCTAGCGAATCGGCTAAAAAAACTTTCCTTGCAACCGGGTATAGCAAGGCAGCGGTACGTTTATCGGTTATAAGTAACGTTATCATAAGTTACTTTAATCTTTTAGCATTAGACAAACAAATATATCTAACTGAAAAACTAATTGAGGCTCAAACGGAAATTTATAAATTAAATCAGAAATTATATAATCTTGGTGTGGGTGATTCAATATCGGTTAGTGAGGCTACTTCTGAACTTGCCCTTACTAATTTATCATTGCCGCCTTTAAAACAACAAAGACATGAGCAGGAAACCGCTTTAAAAATTTTAGTAGGTAGAACGCCTGAAAATATAGTAAATGGCTTAATTTATCATAATAAACCAATAGATTACTTCCCTGCTCTACCGGTATTACCAAAATATTACCGTCAGAACTTTTAG
- a CDS encoding glycosyltransferase family 4 protein, whose translation MKVLNIMLSRDLGGIQQAFLDYNTALEMQKIEVINITSYKAKINSFLCNASFKLPNLVPFDPLSVLILKYIIHKTKPDIIIAHGNRAINFSKLAKTHNIKLIGIAHNYTLKRLRKCDFVIALTYHMKEYLLKNNFAESKIFILPNMINISKDFAPNKTYREPIIIGVLARFVAKKGVNVFIRAIKLLKEKKYDTHVVIGGDGEEKDNLIALVQALNLQNQISFIGWINYKDKFFKQIDIFCLPSLHEPFGIIVLEAMEASVPIVSTDTEGPAEILSDMQDGLICKADSAEELAEKIAHLIDNPIKAKEFSKNAYLKLQQNYDTKIVSEKLVILLRNYKNS comes from the coding sequence ATGAAAGTACTCAATATTATGCTAAGCCGTGACCTTGGCGGCATTCAGCAAGCATTCTTAGATTATAACACAGCTCTTGAAATGCAAAAAATTGAGGTTATAAATATCACTTCTTACAAAGCAAAAATAAACTCCTTTCTATGTAATGCAAGTTTTAAACTACCTAATTTAGTACCGTTTGATCCCTTATCGGTACTTATTCTTAAATATATAATTCATAAGACTAAGCCCGATATAATTATAGCACACGGTAATAGAGCAATAAATTTTAGTAAACTTGCCAAAACACATAACATTAAATTAATAGGTATCGCTCACAATTATACTTTAAAAAGACTACGTAAATGTGATTTTGTTATTGCTCTGACATATCATATGAAAGAATATTTACTAAAAAATAATTTTGCTGAATCTAAAATATTTATTTTACCAAACATGATAAATATTAGTAAAGATTTTGCTCCAAATAAAACATATAGAGAACCTATTATAATTGGTGTACTAGCAAGATTTGTAGCTAAGAAAGGTGTTAATGTTTTTATTAGAGCTATAAAACTTTTGAAAGAAAAAAAATATGATACTCATGTAGTTATAGGTGGAGACGGAGAAGAAAAAGATAATTTAATTGCTTTAGTACAGGCACTTAATCTACAAAATCAAATATCATTTATAGGGTGGATTAACTATAAAGATAAATTCTTTAAACAGATCGATATTTTTTGCTTACCGTCTCTTCATGAACCGTTTGGAATTATAGTGCTTGAAGCAATGGAGGCAAGCGTGCCTATCGTTAGTACAGATACCGAAGGACCTGCAGAAATCTTAAGCGACATGCAAGACGGGCTTATTTGTAAAGCCGATTCTGCTGAAGAGTTAGCAGAAAAAATTGCCCACTTAATAGATAATCCTATAAAAGCAAAGGAGTTTTCTAAAAATGCTTATCTAAAATTACAACAAAATTATGATACTAAGATTGTTTCTGAAAAGTTAGTAATATTATTACGTAATTATAAAAATAGTTAG
- the dapF gene encoding diaminopimelate epimerase, with protein MISKINFVKMHGLGNDFVIVNKRDLSSSHDLSQLAKNMTDRHTGIGCDQFIIYEEHTADTSKVGSQISGEPAERRKLREQRRIPKFDVPNLEVSKVYNDFYEMIIYNIDGSSAKLCGNATRCLAKLIYLDTGKKDITVMVGNKKLLCNVEDENKISVNVGTVSFNEAWMPSRDKIWEFAERYMIDLKETICVDIGNPHLVIFSKLEPQDQKIVGEKLQAKELFADGVNVNFAEVKDNKIYLSVWERGAGLTLACGSGACGSFAAGLKLGFIHSPSMVVFKHGNLTMKEGNGNIIMQGAAMLVARGEYYCEQ; from the coding sequence ATGATTAGTAAAATTAATTTTGTAAAAATGCATGGTCTCGGTAATGATTTCGTGATCGTTAATAAACGAGATTTATCAAGTTCACATGATTTATCGCAGTTAGCAAAAAATATGACTGATCGTCATACGGGTATCGGTTGCGATCAGTTTATTATTTATGAAGAGCATACTGCAGATACTTCAAAAGTTGGAAGTCAAATAAGCGGTGAGCCTGCGGAGCGTAGAAAACTACGTGAGCAAAGGCGAATCCCAAAATTTGACGTACCAAATCTTGAAGTATCAAAGGTATATAATGATTTTTATGAAATGATTATATATAACATAGACGGCTCTAGTGCTAAATTATGCGGTAATGCTACAAGATGTTTAGCCAAGTTAATTTATCTTGATACGGGAAAGAAAGATATTACCGTAATGGTAGGCAATAAAAAATTGCTATGTAATGTGGAAGATGAAAATAAGATTAGCGTTAATGTAGGAACCGTTAGTTTTAATGAAGCTTGGATGCCGAGCCGTGATAAAATTTGGGAATTCGCAGAGCGTTATATGATTGATTTAAAGGAAACTATTTGCGTTGATATAGGTAATCCACATTTGGTTATTTTTAGTAAGTTAGAACCTCAAGATCAAAAAATTGTCGGTGAAAAATTGCAGGCTAAAGAATTATTCGCAGATGGGGTAAACGTTAATTTTGCTGAAGTAAAAGATAATAAAATCTATTTATCTGTTTGGGAGCGAGGGGCAGGGTTAACGCTTGCTTGCGGAAGCGGAGCTTGTGGTAGTTTTGCTGCCGGTTTAAAGCTCGGTTTTATCCATTCACCAAGTATGGTAGTATTTAAGCACGGTAACCTTACTATGAAAGAAGGAAACGGTAATATAATAATGCAAGGGGCAGCTATGCTTGTAGCACGTGGGGAATATTATTGTGAGCAATAA
- the mtaB gene encoding tRNA (N(6)-L-threonylcarbamoyladenosine(37)-C(2))-methylthiotransferase MtaB — protein MGNIIVSNNLRQEVVTFGCRLNIYESAIIRKNLELSGIDNVAIFNTCAVTKAAEKQARQAIRKAKKNNPDLKIIVTGCSAQTSPQMYGNMPEVDKVIGNEEKLLPNYYQITDEKITVNDIMSVKETAGHLISSFDGKSRAFIQVQNGCDHFCTFCIIPYGRGKSRSVAIGAIAEQVKHLVLNGFKEVVFTGVDVTAYGSDLPGNPTFAQMIKRVLNLVPELKRLRLSSIDVAEIDDELFELIAYSEKIMPHFHISLQAGDDMILKRMKRRHNRTNIIEFCRKLRAIRPEVSFGADIIAGFPTETPEMFENTRKLISEAELQYLHVFPYSEREGTPAARMPQVPKAIRKERAEILRQEGQNQLFEFFKKHIGQKVELLVENNNIAHTENFIPVKLDKPLEIGQIFKAKLVGIEERHMRCVVIPA, from the coding sequence GTGGGGAATATTATTGTGAGCAATAATTTAAGACAAGAAGTAGTAACATTTGGCTGTAGACTTAATATTTACGAAAGTGCGATAATACGAAAAAACTTGGAATTATCGGGTATCGATAATGTGGCAATATTCAATACTTGTGCGGTAACTAAAGCAGCTGAGAAACAAGCAAGACAAGCTATCCGCAAGGCTAAAAAAAATAACCCTGATTTAAAAATTATCGTTACCGGCTGTAGTGCTCAAACAAGTCCGCAAATGTACGGTAATATGCCGGAAGTTGACAAAGTTATAGGTAATGAAGAGAAGTTATTACCTAATTACTATCAAATTACCGATGAAAAAATAACAGTTAACGATATAATGTCGGTGAAAGAGACGGCAGGTCATTTGATAAGTAGCTTTGACGGTAAATCTCGTGCTTTTATTCAGGTACAAAACGGTTGTGATCATTTTTGTACTTTCTGTATTATCCCTTACGGTAGAGGTAAAAGTAGATCAGTAGCAATAGGAGCTATAGCAGAGCAGGTAAAGCATTTAGTATTAAACGGCTTTAAAGAAGTAGTTTTTACCGGTGTCGATGTCACGGCTTACGGTAGTGATTTACCCGGGAATCCAACATTCGCACAAATGATTAAACGAGTTTTGAATTTAGTGCCTGAATTAAAGAGGCTTAGATTATCTTCAATAGATGTTGCAGAAATAGATGATGAACTTTTTGAGCTTATAGCTTATAGTGAAAAGATAATGCCGCATTTTCATATTAGCTTGCAAGCAGGCGACGATATGATATTAAAACGTATGAAAAGACGGCATAATAGAACAAACATAATAGAGTTTTGTCGAAAGCTGCGGGCAATAAGACCGGAAGTATCGTTTGGTGCAGATATTATAGCTGGTTTCCCGACTGAAACCCCTGAAATGTTTGAAAATACAAGAAAATTAATTTCAGAAGCGGAATTACAATATTTACATGTTTTTCCTTATTCGGAAAGAGAAGGAACGCCTGCAGCACGTATGCCGCAAGTACCGAAAGCTATAAGGAAAGAAAGAGCAGAAATTCTAAGACAAGAGGGGCAGAATCAGCTATTCGAGTTCTTTAAGAAGCATATAGGGCAGAAAGTGGAGCTATTAGTAGAGAATAATAATATTGCTCATACCGAGAATTTTATTCCGGTAAAGTTAGATAAACCTTTAGAAATAGGGCAGATATTTAAAGCGAAGTTGGTAGGTATAGAGGAAAGGCATATGAGGTGCGTTGTCATTCCCGCGTAG
- the pheS gene encoding phenylalanine--tRNA ligase subunit alpha, protein MENIETILRLAEEKILLVQNLKDLQEYKVEFLGKNGIVTGELKKLGSLNEQERKEFGLKINKLKDKIQNIIKAKEEILEEQELNFKLAADKIDLTIPARRYKQGSIHPITQCSEELIQVFSQFGFTIENGPNIENDFHNFTALNFEDDHPARQMHDTFYLKGQENNKPLLLRTHTSTVQIRAMKNGKPPFRFIAPGRTYRSDSDMTHTPTFHQIEGLIIDKNINMGHLKYVITEFIKSFFENSNIELRFRPSFFPFTEPSAEVDIRMNKNDKWLEVLGCGMVHPNVLKNVGIDSSEYQGFAFGLGVERFAMLKYNIKDLRQFFEGDMRWLKHYNFGSFDIPNLAGGLTK, encoded by the coding sequence ATGGAAAATATAGAAACAATATTAAGGCTTGCTGAGGAAAAAATCTTATTAGTACAAAACTTAAAAGATCTGCAAGAATATAAAGTAGAATTTTTAGGCAAGAACGGTATAGTGACCGGTGAGCTTAAAAAACTAGGTAGTTTAAATGAACAGGAACGTAAAGAATTTGGCTTAAAAATCAATAAATTAAAAGATAAAATACAGAATATAATAAAAGCAAAAGAAGAAATTTTAGAGGAGCAGGAACTAAATTTTAAACTTGCTGCCGATAAAATTGATTTAACAATCCCTGCAAGGAGATATAAACAAGGTTCTATTCATCCAATAACACAATGTAGTGAGGAGTTAATACAAGTATTTTCGCAGTTTGGTTTTACTATAGAGAACGGACCGAATATAGAGAATGATTTTCATAATTTTACCGCTCTCAATTTTGAAGATGATCATCCCGCAAGGCAAATGCATGATACTTTTTATTTGAAAGGTCAGGAAAATAATAAGCCGCTGTTATTACGTACTCATACCTCAACAGTGCAGATTAGAGCTATGAAAAACGGCAAACCGCCTTTTAGGTTTATAGCACCGGGTAGGACTTATAGATCGGATTCGGATATGACGCATACGCCAACATTCCACCAAATAGAAGGGCTTATTATTGATAAAAATATCAATATGGGACATTTAAAATACGTTATCACGGAATTTATAAAAAGCTTTTTTGAAAATTCTAATATTGAATTACGCTTTAGACCCAGCTTTTTCCCATTTACTGAACCTTCTGCCGAAGTTGATATTCGGATGAATAAAAACGATAAATGGCTTGAGGTACTCGGTTGCGGGATGGTTCACCCAAACGTGCTTAAAAATGTCGGTATCGATAGCAGCGAGTATCAAGGTTTTGCTTTTGGACTTGGAGTAGAGCGTTTTGCAATGCTAAAATATAATATCAAAGATTTAAGACAATTTTTTGAAGGAGATATGCGTTGGCTTAAACATTATAATTTTGGGAGCTTTGATATACCGAATTTAGCAGGAGGGCTTACGAAATGA
- the pheT gene encoding phenylalanine--tRNA ligase subunit beta, producing MKFTLLWLKQFLETSASVTEIAEALIAIGLEVEEVIDKAAELQKFEVAYITNTKPHPSADKLKLCDVETKSGMLQIICGASNARAGIKVVLANIGIEIPNGKFKIKESVIRGEKSCGMLCSEEELLLASESEGIIELPEDAVVGENFTKYYGLDDPIFVINVTPNRGDALGVYGIARDLAAKGIGILKELEISEIKSTFISKMKLNVQDKEACPLFTFREIRNLKNKPSPDWLRKLLKNVGVKTISSLVDVTNYISYSFGQPMHAYDVDRIKGGITVARHCEEKQEKQLSSRGLTAGSNEITSAVSDSLDTVVKPRDDKDDVAKFHALNGKEYLLTENDLAIKDESGIQGLAGVIGGADSSCTDSTTNIILEAACFNAKMVAASGRKHQIDTDARYRNERNIDRNFTEKALDIATNLILSICGNGEVSKVVKVGEKESQKKPLDFSACYLEKITGIKLNIKEIEAILNKLGFITDVKGEIIKVIAPSWRHDITILEDIAEEIARIYGYDKIESIKLPELDQDNNKLREHKRISSFKRILASKGYDEVVTNSFMNSEDAKLFAELKEELFLLNPISIEDNYMRPTILPNLLSIVSKNLARSIKDMAFFEVGPSFVDLNTEATYLTAIISGSYNNKNPHSLGRGYDVFDLKGDLEQVFDYAGLSIDKCIATNGTALPQYYHPTRAVNIGLGKNLLGHFGQIHPKILKYYDINQEIFAFELNITNLPLIKAKFGKRDEFAVSDFQANFRDYAFIVDQDQAVGEIISYINNFNKKLIKSVILFDIYSGDKLPEGKKSIAIKIELQADDRTLSDTDLNSFSKDLVAAISQKFQGTLRE from the coding sequence ATGAAATTTACGTTATTATGGTTAAAACAATTTTTAGAGACATCAGCTTCAGTTACTGAAATTGCCGAAGCCCTAATAGCTATTGGTCTTGAAGTAGAAGAGGTGATAGATAAGGCGGCAGAGTTACAAAAATTTGAAGTAGCATATATTACAAATACTAAACCTCACCCGTCAGCTGATAAATTAAAGCTTTGTGATGTTGAGACTAAAAGCGGTATGTTGCAAATAATTTGTGGTGCGAGTAATGCAAGAGCAGGTATAAAAGTAGTACTTGCAAATATCGGAATAGAAATACCAAACGGTAAATTTAAGATTAAGGAATCTGTTATTAGAGGCGAAAAAAGCTGCGGTATGCTTTGCTCTGAAGAGGAATTACTGCTAGCTTCAGAGTCTGAAGGGATTATAGAGCTACCTGAAGATGCCGTGGTTGGAGAGAATTTTACTAAATATTACGGTTTAGATGATCCTATATTTGTTATTAACGTTACTCCTAATCGTGGTGATGCACTTGGAGTTTACGGCATTGCAAGAGATTTAGCAGCTAAAGGAATAGGAATACTTAAAGAACTAGAAATTTCGGAAATAAAGAGTACATTCATTTCTAAAATGAAGCTTAACGTACAGGATAAAGAAGCTTGTCCTTTATTTACATTTAGAGAAATAAGAAATTTAAAGAATAAACCAAGCCCTGATTGGTTACGGAAATTATTAAAAAATGTTGGGGTAAAAACTATTTCAAGCTTAGTGGATGTAACAAATTATATTTCCTATAGCTTCGGGCAGCCGATGCATGCTTACGATGTAGATAGGATAAAAGGGGGGATTACTGTAGCACGTCATTGCGAGGAGAAACAGGAGAAACAATTGTCATCCCGTGGCTTGACCGCGGGATCCAATGAAATTACTAGTGCTGTAAGTGATTCTCTAGATACCGTGGTCAAGCCACGGGATGACAAAGATGACGTAGCTAAATTCCACGCCCTAAACGGCAAAGAATATTTACTTACCGAAAATGATTTAGCTATAAAAGATGAAAGCGGTATTCAAGGTCTAGCCGGGGTCATTGGCGGGGCTGATAGTAGTTGTACTGATAGTACGACTAATATAATACTCGAAGCTGCTTGTTTTAATGCTAAAATGGTTGCAGCAAGTGGTCGGAAGCACCAAATTGATACGGATGCTAGATATCGTAATGAGCGTAATATTGATAGAAATTTTACGGAAAAGGCTTTGGACATAGCAACTAATCTTATTTTGTCAATATGCGGAAACGGTGAAGTATCGAAAGTAGTGAAAGTCGGTGAAAAAGAGTCACAAAAAAAACCTTTAGATTTTTCAGCATGCTATTTAGAAAAAATTACAGGAATTAAACTAAATATCAAAGAGATAGAAGCTATATTAAATAAACTAGGATTTATTACGGATGTTAAAGGTGAGATTATAAAGGTAATAGCTCCTTCTTGGCGTCACGATATAACTATTTTAGAAGATATAGCTGAAGAAATCGCTCGTATTTACGGCTATGATAAAATAGAGAGTATAAAATTACCCGAACTAGACCAAGATAATAATAAGCTAAGAGAGCATAAAAGAATATCTAGTTTTAAAAGGATATTAGCAAGCAAAGGCTATGATGAGGTAGTAACTAACTCTTTTATGAATAGTGAAGATGCAAAGTTGTTTGCTGAACTAAAAGAAGAGTTATTTTTGCTTAATCCTATTAGCATAGAGGACAATTATATGCGTCCTACTATACTGCCAAATTTGTTAAGTATAGTAAGTAAAAATCTAGCACGCTCTATAAAAGATATGGCTTTTTTTGAAGTTGGACCGAGTTTTGTAGATTTAAATACGGAAGCAACTTATTTGACGGCAATTATAAGCGGTTCATATAATAATAAAAATCCTCATTCGCTTGGACGGGGCTATGATGTTTTTGATCTTAAAGGCGATTTAGAGCAGGTGTTTGATTATGCAGGACTATCTATAGATAAATGTATAGCAACAAATGGGACAGCATTGCCCCAATATTATCATCCAACCAGAGCAGTAAATATAGGGCTTGGTAAAAATTTATTAGGTCATTTTGGGCAGATACACCCTAAAATCTTGAAATATTATGATATTAATCAGGAAATATTTGCATTCGAGCTAAATATTACGAATTTGCCGTTGATAAAAGCTAAATTCGGTAAAAGAGACGAATTTGCAGTATCGGATTTCCAAGCTAATTTTAGAGATTACGCATTTATTGTTGATCAAGATCAAGCGGTCGGTGAAATAATATCATATATAAATAATTTTAATAAAAAGCTTATCAAATCAGTTATATTATTTGATATTTATAGCGGTGATAAATTACCTGAAGGTAAAAAATCTATAGCGATTAAAATAGAGCTACAAGCAGATGACCGCACGTTGTCTGATACTGATTTAAATTCGTTCAGTAAAGATTTAGTTGCTGCCATCTCGCAAAAATTTCAAGGAACATTAAGAGAATAA